Part of the Caldanaerobius fijiensis DSM 17918 genome is shown below.
AAGAATTTAATAATTATGAGGTATTTTCAGGAAAAAACGCAGGTTGAAATAGCAGCTGCATTAGGAATTTCACAAGTTCAAGTTTCAAGACTGGAAAAGAAAATATTGACTAAGTTAAGAAAGGAGCTATGCCAGGATTAAAGCATTTTGAATAAAAATTTTTTAGAATCTCATAATAATCACAGAGGTGGTTGTTTATGAGGAATAATTTTAAATGGAAATCTGTTTTAATAATTTTATTATTAACCATATTAGGTACTACCACATGGTTCTATTATATAAACAAATCTAATACTAAAATACCTGAAAAGGCTAGATTGGTTACATCAGAGGATTATAAAAGATGTTAAAGGCATTCTTTTATAATCCTTTTTATAATTTAGTAGCTTAGTCAATAATGAATAGTTTTAATTGCAATAACAAAATATATAAATGTATCACAATTAAAGGAGGTATCACAGTGGCTGTTGTAAATGTCTTAAATATAGTAGGTGATTCAACTATTAGTTGGGATGATGCTATACAAAAAGCTGTACAAGAAGCGTCCAAGACAATAAAGAATATTTCTGGAATTGAAGTAAAAAATCAAACGGCAAATGTAAAGGATGGCAAAATAGTGGAATATAAGGCGAATATTGAAGTGGCGTATAGGGTGGATAATAATAACTTTTAACAGTGGGCACCTTCTGGTGCTCATTATTATACCGGTGTTTAAGGAAGGTGTTATTTATGGATAGAACAAAGCAGGTTATTGATGAAAAAGAATATCAAAAACTAGTCAATCAAAAAGAACCTAAACCCACATTATTAAAGAATATAGTCTGGGCATTTACTGTTGGTGGTTTGATATGTGTACTGGGGCAGTTTTTTTTGAATTACTTTATATCAAAGGGTATGAATCCTAAAGATGCCGGAACACCTGTTTCAATTATAATGGTATTTTTAGGCGCTTTTTTTACCGGTTTAGGCTGGTATGATCTGCTTGGTAAAAGAGCTGGAGCAGGGTCTATTGTGCCTATAACGGGGTTTGCTAATTCTGTTGTATCACCTGCTATAGAATTTAGAAGAGAAGGATTGGTATTTGGTGTTGGTGCCAGAATGTTTCAAATTGCAGGTCCTGTTATTGTTTTTGGAATAAGTACAGCGGCAATAATCGGTTTGATATACTATCTGGTTGATAAATTTTAAAAGCAGAGAGGTGATATTATTATGGCAGTCAAGAAAATAGGCAAACAGACGGTTAAATTGCAAAATCCACCTTCTATCATTGCATATGCATCGGTAGTTGGTCCAAAAGAAGGTGATGGACCTTTAAAGGAATATTTTGACCAAATAGAGCAAGATGATTATCTAGGGGAAAAATGCTGGGAAAAAGCTGAGTGTAAGATGCTACAAAACGCTATAATACTGGCAATGCAAAAAGCCAAGATAACTACTGCCGACGTAGACTATCTTTTGGCAGGAGATCTTTTGAATCAAATAATTTCGTCGAGTTTTACGGCAAGGCAACTCCAAATACCTTATATTGGTCTATATGGCGCGTGTTCTACAATGAGTGAATCATTAAGTCTTGGAGCATTACTTATAGATGGTGGTTTTGCAGATTATGTGATTGCAGCTACATCAAGTCATTTTTCATCAGCCGAAAGACAGTATAGGTTTCCTCTGGAATTGGGCACGCAGAGGCCTTTAACGGCTCAATGGACGGTTACAGGTGCTGGGGCCACTGTTCTTTCGTCTTCTGGTGATGGTCCATATATAACTTATATAACAACAGGTAGAGTTTTGGACCTGGGTATAAAAGATGCCAACAATATGGGAGCAGCTATGGCACCCGCCGCTGTTGATACTATTAAAACTCATTTTAGTGACACAGGTTTTGGCCCTGATGATTATGATTTAATTATAACCGGAGATTTGGCAAAAATAGGCAAGGATTTAACTTTGGAACTATTAAAAAAAGATGGCATAGATATTAGCAATATTTATACCGACTGTGGAATTGAAATATATGATTGCGAGAGACAGGATACCCATGCCGGTGGTAGCGGTTGTGGGTGTTCAGCAGTAGTTTTAAATGGTTATATTTTAACAGAAATAAAAAAAGGTACTTTTAAAAGAGTGCTCTTTATGGCTACAGGAGCATTGCTTTCAACAACAAGCAGTCAGCAAGGAGAGTCTATTCCTGGTATTGCTCATGCTGTAACAATCGAAATGAGGTGATTTTATGGATTATTTAAAAGCCTTTGTAGTAGGAGGTTTTATTTGTGTGATAGCCCAAATTCTTATAGACAAAACTAAATTGACTTCCGCCCGAGTACTTGTGGTATATGTGGTGGCGGGAGCTGTTTTAAGTGGATTAGGTATATATCAACGTTTGGTGGATTTTGGCGGTGCAGGAGCTACAATTCCGCTGACAGGGTTTGGGCATTCTCTCGTACAGGGTACAATAAAAGCCATAAAAAAAGAAGGATTGATAGGAGTATTAACAGGAGGATTTCAAGCAAGTGCGGGTGGACTGGGTGCTGCAGTGGTTTTTGGTTATATATTCAGCATATTGTTTAAACCAAAAACAAAGCCTTGATTTAAAATAATACAGATTGTATAATAATAGTACTTTAAATAAAGTGAGGGGAATTTTGTGGATATTTTAATATACTTATACCGTATACCTGCACTTTTACTGGCTATGTCGTTTCACGAATATGCTCATGCTGTAGTTTCATATAAATTAGGTGATCCCACTCCAAAAGCACAGGGGAGATTGACTTTAAATCCCCTGGCACATATAGATCCCGTAGGTTTTCTTACCCTTTGGATAATAGGATTTGGATGGGCAAAGCCTGTTGCGATAAATCCTATGTATTATAAGGATGTAAAAAAAGGGGAATTTCTTACAGCAATTGCAGGACCTCTCTCGAATGTTTTAATGGCTTTTGTCAGCCTTTTAATAATATACGCTGGTGGTTATGAGTTGGTGGTAATAGGACCAATTTTGCATCAACTATATATTTATAATATTGTCTTGGCCGTATTTAATATTATCCCAGTTCCGCCTTTAGATGGTTCCAAGATACTATATTCGCTTTTACCTTATAGATATTCTTATGTCTTAGAACAATATGAAAATTTTGGTCAAATATTACTTCTTATTTTATTGTTCACAGGTATTATATCAAGGGTAATGGGACCGTTGGTGAATCTTGTAGACTTTGGATTAAGATCGATTATATCAATCGTATGAGGGTGTTTTAAGTTGGAGTATGTGGTAAAATTAGAGAATTTCGAAGGCCCCTTGGATTTACTTATATATCTTATAGAAAAGGCAAAAGTTGATATCGTTGATATTTCTATAACGAGTATTGCAGATCAATATATCGATTATATTAGCACCATGGAATCCATAGATATGGATCTGGCGAGTGAATTTTTGTTAATGGCATCTACGTTATTAAAGCTAAAGTCTGAAAGCTTACTTCCTAATGATAATAATAATATACAATTGAGCATCGATGAAGTTGATTCGAAAGAAGCTCTTAGGCAGAAATTGATTGAGTATAAAAAATATAAATCTTATGCACAAGCGTTAGTTAATAAATATAAATCTCGAAAGATATTTTACAGAAATAAAACTATTTTTTCAGATGATTTCGCCGTATCAAAGGTAAGGTTAAAAAAAATTCCTGTAGAAAAGTTGAAAAATGTTTATGCGAAAGTTATAAAAAAGAACAATATTAGTGCAAGGCAAAAACAGTTTACATTAGATCATATTAAAAATATAAAACCTTTAAATGTGGAAGAGAAGATAGAATATTTAAAGCGAATCATTAGTATAAAAAAGACAATAACTTTTTTTTACCTTGTGAGTTTATCCAATGAAAAAAGTGAAATTATAGCATATTTTTTAGCCATATTAGAAATGCTCAGGTTAAACCAATTATGTGCTATACAAGAAAAAATTTTTGGTGATATTATTTTGAGAGGTGTTATAAATGACGGATGACGAATTGAAAGGCATCATAGAAGGTATACTTTTTATTTCCGGTTCTAAAATTTCAAAGAAAGATTTAATAGATTTTTTTTCATTAGATGAAAAAAGATTGAATTTGCTTATAGATCAAATAAATGAAGAAGCCAAGGTAAAAAAAAGGGGTATCATGATATCAAAATTGAACGACGGCTATCAAATGTGTACAAACCCTGAGTTTCATAAATATATATCTGAATTTTACAGGATGGAAAAGGAGCTTGAATTATCGCAAGCTGCTCTGGAAGTTTTGGCAATAATTGCATATAACCAACCTATAACAAGACAGCAAATCGAAGAAATAAGAGGTGTTAGAAGCGATAAAGCCATTGCTACATTGTTGGATAAAGACCTTATTATGGAAGTAGACAGATTGGATACCATCGGTCATCCTATATTGTATGGGACTACGGAAGAATTTTTAAGGTGTTTTAATTTACAGAGCATTGATGACTTAAAAAAATTAGAATAATTTACTAAAATAAAGTCCATACTTTCTTTGAAAGGAGGACTTTATTTGTATATTTTGCTAGTTTTATTATTATTTTTGTTAATGTTTTTTACACCGTTGAAATTTAATCTCGGTCTTAAAAGGGTTAAAAATAATGACTCAATACTTTTTTCTGTTAACCTATATTTTTTGAAAATTGCAAAAGTTGAAGTTAATTATCTTGATTTTTTATTTCGGAAAGATAGCAATGAATTAAGATACAATATAATATTGAAATATATATTTCCTATTTTATTAAATAAAAAGAGAAAAAAGCAAGTAAGCTATAAACGAATGAGGGAAATGTTAAGTGATATATTCGAACTATATATTAAATATCTAAAAGCTATAAACTACATAACAAAAAGGACATACATAAATAAGATAGATATATTTATACAGTTAGGGCTTTATGATGCTGCTTTAACTGCCATTTTTGCAGGGTTTTTATATACTGTTATTAATACAATTTTAGCATTAACTTCGTCTTACATAAAATTCACAGATGTTCCTGCAGTAAGCATTAAACCTGATTTTAACGAATTAAGGTTTGATTTATTTGCCAATAGTATAATTGTGATAAGATTAGGTCACATTATTATTGGAGGATTTTTGATATTACTGGGAGGTTTGAAAAATGAGCGAGCATCCAATAGAAGGTTTAATGAAAACAACAATGGAAAGTTTGAAAGATATGGTTGACGTAAATAAGATTGTGGGAGATCCCGTTGAAACGCCTGATGGTTCAGTGATTATACCTATTTCAAAGTTGAGCTTTGGTTACGCTGCAGGTGGTGGCGAGTACGAAGTACAAAAACAGAAGAAAAAAAATGAAAGTGAGCAGCAGTCTAATCAGTCAGAAGGTTCAGATAAGATGGCTTACCAAAAGCCTTTTGCAGGTGGAAGTGGTGCAGGTGTTACAGTCAAACCCATAGCTTTTTTAGTAGTAGGGCAGGGCCAGATAAAATTATTACCTGTTGATACCAATGTAACAGCAGATAAAATCATTGATTTAATACCAGCTTTGATAGATGATATTCAGGAATTTTTTAATTTAAAAACAAAAAAAACTAATACAACAGTTGTATCATAACAGGTGATTTAATGAAGAAGAAAATAATATATTTATGCTTTTTTCTATGGGTAATCCTTTTTAGATACAATACAGTTTATGCAGGCCAGGATATTCCTAAAATAAGTGCAAAAGCTGCTGTAGTTATGGATGCCAAGACAGGAAGGGTTCTTTATGCCAAGAATGAGGATCTTAGACTTCCAATGGCAAGTACTACTAAAATTATGACCACAATACTTGCGATCGAAAAAGGAAGATTAGATGATGTTGTCAGAATTTCACAAAAGGCTGCTTGTGTTGAGGGATCAAAGATATACCTTAAACCTAACGAAAAAATTCGACTGGAAGATTTACTATATGGGGTTATGCTGGAGTCGGGAAATGATGCAGCCATTGCTGTTGCTGAACACATAGGTGGAAACTTAAGTGAGTTCGTTCAGATGATGAACGCTAAAGCTTTGAGCATAGGTGCATATGATACCCATTTTGATAATCCACATGGCTTAGATGCGGGTATTGATAATCACTATACCACGGCACGAGATCTAGCAATTATAACGGCGTATGGATTGAAAAATCCCATTTTTTCTAAAATAGTATCCACAAAAAACAAGTCAGTATCCTATGGTAATAATGAATATAGATATTTTACCAACCATAATAAGATGTTGTGGAAATATCCAGGTGCAGATGGAGTAAAAACCGGTTATACTAGAAAAGCCGGCAGATGCCTTGTTACATCTGCCACAAGGAAAGGTATGCAGTTAATCGTAGTTACACTTAATGATCCTGATGATTGGAAGGATACGGAAAATCTCTTAAATTATAGTTTTGATAATTATAGTTATAGAAAAATAATTTCAAAAGGACAAATATTAAAAACTATACGTGTATATAATGGTAGACAGCAGCATATATCGTTATATGCTTCTTCAGATGTTTATTTACCTGTTAAAAACGAAGAAATAAACCTTTTTAGAATAAATTTTATGGTTCCCGCATATATATATGCGCCAATTTCCAAGGATTCAATAATTGGTTATGGGACTATTTATATTGGAGAAGATAAACTAGCAAAAGTTAATTTATTGGCTTCTATTCATGTTCAATACAACAAACCAAATATAAGAGATTTGATTAAAAATGTTATTTAGTCCTTAAAGGACTTTTTTTGTAACAAAAATTCGGCGCATTCATAAATTAATAACTAGAGCTGTTTACTGGAGGTGAATGCGTTGAAAAGGCTTGAATGTGTAGATGCTGGAAGTGAATACTGCCCTTGCTATTTAGCAGAAGTTGGTGAATGTCTTACGTGTTCACAGTTACAAGGCAAGGCTTTTTGTGATTGCAATTGGAGAGGGGTATGCATTTATCAAGAATATGTGTGGGCCGGTTATAAGAGCAAAAGCAATAGAATTACATATGTATCTGATGTTATTTCCATTACTCCTATAAGCGACAATGCATTTATGATGGAGTTAAGCGTCAACAGCATATTGTCAAGAGAACTTTCACAACCTGGTTCTTATATATTTTTAAGGCCAGAAGATACAGTCTCATATTTTGATACACCTATATCGATTATGGATTCTGATTTGCAAAAGCATACTATCAAAATTGCTGTTCAGGTTTTGGGCCCCAAGACAAAAGTTTTAAATAAGAACTCTAAAAAAGTAATAATAAGAGGTCCATATTGGAATGGACTTTTTGGATTAAAGTATGTAAAAGCTCTCAAAAATCAAAACGCACTTATCATCTTAAGAGGTATTGCTCAAGCTCCAGGACTTTTACTTGTAAAAAAGTTAGCTAATCAACACAATAATATCGTTGTTATAGTGGATGAAGGGAAAATTGGCAAGGATATCATAACGGATGATATACGGCCTTATTGTAAAGAAATCTATCATGCAGATTTATTGTCTTTTTCCGGACAGCAACTTCTACAAAATTTGATTGCTGAACAAAATTTAAATTTTGTGTATAGCGGCGGATCTGACGAACAACACATTAACATATTAAATTATATTGACATATATAATCCAAAAGTTATGTTAGCAGTTTCAAATAATCAGACTATGTGTTGTGGAGAAGGAGTATGTGGCAGCTGTCAAATAACGTTGGATGAAATTAATGTAAAAACATGTAAAGTTCAAGTTGATGTGAGAAGACTCATTGAAAGGAGAGTTTTACATGATTAGAGTAGTAATAATAGGAGGAGGATGGGCGGGGTGCGCTGCTGCACTTACTGCAAGAAAAGCTGGAGCAGAAGTTATTTTATTAGAAAAAACCGATATGTTAACAGGTTTAGGCCTTGTGGGTGGCATAATGAGAAATAACGGTAGATATACGGGTGCCGAGGAAATAAAAGCCCTTGGTGCTGAAGAATTAATTAATATAACGGATGCTGCAGCAAGACATGTTAACATAAACTTTCCTGGACATCAACATGCTAATCTATATGATGTGACAAAAGTGGAGCCAATGGTCAGGAAAATATTAGAGGAAAAAGGTGTTGATATCCGCCTTATGACAAGAGCTGTAGATGTGGAGATGGAAGGAAGAAGTATTAAATCTGTGGTTTTAGCTGACGAATCAACTATAAAAGGTGATGTGTTTATTGAAACCACAGGCTCTACAGGGCCCATGGGCAACTGTTTAAAGTACGGTAATGGTTGTTCGATGTGTATTTTAAGATGTCCTTCTTTTGGGCCTAGAGTAAGTATAAGTTATAGGGCAGGGGTAGAAGATATATTAGGGATGAGAGCCGATGAAGTATATGGTGCTTTTAGTGGTTCTTGTAAATTAAATAAAGACTCTCTGAGCGAAGAAATTCGAGAAAAACTTAATAGGGATGGAGTTGTAATTTTACCCGTCCCCAAAGAAGATATTAATATAGGGAAACTAGACCTTAAAGTATGCCAACAATACGCATTGCCAGAATACGCTGAAAATATAATACTGCTAGATACAGGTCATGCAAAGCTTATGACACCATTTTATCCTCTTGAAAAGCTCAGAAAGATTCCGGGTTTAGAAAGGGCTCGTTATGAAGATCCGTATTCGGGCGGTAAAGGTAATTCTGTAAGATATCTGTCAATGGCACCAAGAAATAATGCTATGAAAGTAATGGGAGTGGATAATCTACTATGTGCTGGAGAAAAGGCAGGATTATTTGTAGGTCATACAGAAGCCATGGCAACAGGTAGCCTGGCAGGTCACAACAGTGTAAGGCTTGCAATGGGAATACCCCTTCTTGAGCTACCAAGGAATACTGCGACAGGCGATCTTATCGCATATGCCAATGAAAATATTAAAACTCGTGAGGGATTAAAATTACGCTATACCTTTGCAGGTTCAGTGTTCTTTGAAAGGATGAAACAACAGGGGTTATACTCAGTAGATCCCGAGGAAATAAGGAATCGTATAAAGAGAATAGGTTTACTTGATATATACAAAGAAAAATTGGTATAATTATAGAGATATATTTATAAAGAATATTGTAAGAGAGGATTATTATGCTAGAAAGATTGCAAAAATACATGGCAAAATCTGGAGTTGCCTCGAGAAGAAAATGTGAAGAGCTTATACGAAAAGGTTGTGTGAAATTAAACGGACGTGTTGTTACTGATATGGGTGTAAAGGTAAATCCTGACGTGGATATAATTCAGGTTAACGGAAAAATAATTAAGCCGCAAAAAAAGAAAATATATATTCTATTGAATAAACCTGTAGGGTTTATCACAACAGTCAAAGATCAATTTAACAGACCAACAGTTATGGATCTTATAGGTTATCAACGAGAAAGATTATATCCTGTAGGTAGACTGGATTATGACACGTCAGGACTTTTGATCTTAACTAACGACGGTGAACTTACATATAAGCTCACCCATCCCAGCCATGAAATTACAAAAACGTACTTAGCTACTTTGCAAGGCGTTCCAGATGAAGAAGATTTGAGGCGTTTTAGAACCGGTTTGAAAATTGATAACTATGTAACGTCACCTGCAGAAATAAGTATACTTAAAATCTTTAATAGCAGATCTCTGGTTGAAATAAAAATTCATGAGGGTAAGAATAGACAAATAAGAAAGATGTGTGAAAAAATTGGACATCCTGTTATTTCACTAAAGCGAATTGCAATAGGAGATATTACTTTAGAAGGATTAAAAGAAGGACAATGGCGATATTTGTCTGATGAAGAGATTGAATATCTTCGCAAATTGTAGTAAAATGAGTTTTTTTTTGTTATAATTATATTAATAAAAACAAAGGACATGCAGTAAGGAGAGAGGTATTATGGAGTTGTGGTTTTCAGAAAATCAAACAAAAGATCAGAAAATATCTGTACGAGTATTAGAAGTTTTATATTCTGGTAAATCCAATTATCAGGAAATAGCCGTTTATAAAACAGCACAGTATGGAACACTGTTAGCTTTAGATGATATAATACAGACCAATGAAAAAGATGAATTCATATATCATGAAATGATAACCCATGTGGCATTAAACACACATGTAAATCCGGAAAGGGTGTTGGTAATTGGTGGTGGTGACGGTGGAGCTATAAGAGAAGTATTAAAGCACAAGTCTGTAAAGAAAGCCACATTAGCAGAAATTGATGACAAAGTAGTGGAAGTAAGTAAGAAATTTTTACCGTCCATAAGTTGTGGTTTAGAAGACAAAAGAGCTGATATACAGATATGTGACGGCATTAAATACATCCAGGAACATAGAAATGAATTTGACGTTATAATTGTTGATTCAACAGATCCTATTGGTCCCGCTGTAGGTCTGTTTTCCGGGCAATTTTATAAAATGGTTTATGATGCACTGAAGGATGATGGTATATTTGTAGCGCAAACTGAGTCGCCATTTTACAATGTAGATCTGATTAAAAATATACACAGGGATTTAAAGGAGTTATTCCCGATTGTGCGTCTTTATCTTGCAACAGTACCGACATATCCGGGTGGACTTTGGACTTTTACTTTAGGATCGAAAATATATGATCCATTAAATGTAAAGTCCTTTGAAGATATAGATACGAAATATTATTCTCCAGAAATACATAATAGTGCATTTGTGCTTCCGCCCTTTGTGAAAAATATAATAAATGCGAGGTAGTAACATATGAAAAAGTTTTCTTTTGACCTTATGTCTAGCAACAAATTCCTTGGTAGTATAGATGACTATGATAAAGCCAATATAGTATTAATGGGTATACCGTTTGATTATACAGTAAGTTTTAAGCCTGGTTCCAGGTTTGGTGCTCAGAGAATTCGTGAAATGTCTTATGGACTAGAGGAGTATAGCGTTTATTTAGACAGATATTTACATGATAAAAAATATTACGATTGTGGCGATTTGGTATTGCCCTTTGGCAATGTGAAAAAAGGTATAGATATTATTAGAAATGCCGCAAAAGAGGTATTTAATGATGGTAAAAAGCCTTTGTTCATAGGGGGCGAACACCTTATAAGTGTTCCAATAATAGAAGAAGCGTATAATAAATATGGAGATGAAATGGCAGTTTTACATTTTGATGCTCACACAGATTTAAGAGAAGAGTTTTTTGGTGAGGAATACTCCCATGCCAATGTTTTGAGACTTGCCGCAAGATATGTAAAGCCAACAAATATTTATCACTTTGGAATTCGATCTGGCATAAGGGAAGAATTTCAGTATGCTAAAGAATATGGTCACATGTTTTTGTTTGATGTATTAGATCCATTAAAAAGCGTGTTAAATGATTTGAAAAATAGACCTATTTATGTTACCCTAGATATAGACGTTATAGATCCTGCATTTGCGCCAGGAACGGGTACGCCTGAACCCGGTGGGATTAGTTCCCGAGAAATGTTGGATGCTATACATTTGATGAAGGAATTAAATGTAATTGGCTTTGACTTAGTAGAAGTTTCGCCCATTAATGATTGTTCAGATATAACGTCAATGTTAGCGGCAAAGCTTATAAGAGAAGCTATATTATCATTTATGTAAGGGAGGAGTTTTAAATGGCTAAGGTAATGATAACAGAAACGGTTTTAAGGGACGCTCATCAGTCATTGTTAGCCACAAGAATGACTACAGATGAGATGCTTCCTATTGCCGAAAAATTGGACAAGGTTGGATATTTTTCTCTGGAAATGTGGGGAGGAGCCACCTTTGACGCATGTATGAGATTTTTGAATGAGGACCCATGGGATAGGCTTAGAAAGCTTAGAGATAAAATTAAAAATACAAAACTTCAGATGTTATTAAGAGGACAAAATCTCCTCGGATACAGGCATTATCCTGATGATGTGGTAGAGGCTTTTGTAGCAAAAGCTATTGATAACGGCATTGATATAATAAGGATATTTGACGCATTAAACGATATAAGAAATTTAGAAGTAGCCATAAAGGCAACTAAAAAGTATAAAGGACATGCACAGGGAACTGTTGTCTATACTTTGAGTCCCGTTCATAATATTGACACATACGTGGATATGGCTAAAAAATTAGAAGATATGGGTTGTGACTCTATATGTATAAAAGACATGGCGGGGTTATTGACTCCTTATACTGCATACGAATTAAT
Proteins encoded:
- a CDS encoding dodecin family protein, yielding MAVVNVLNIVGDSTISWDDAIQKAVQEASKTIKNISGIEVKNQTANVKDGKIVEYKANIEVAYRVDNNNF
- the spoVAC gene encoding stage V sporulation protein AC, producing the protein MDRTKQVIDEKEYQKLVNQKEPKPTLLKNIVWAFTVGGLICVLGQFFLNYFISKGMNPKDAGTPVSIIMVFLGAFFTGLGWYDLLGKRAGAGSIVPITGFANSVVSPAIEFRREGLVFGVGARMFQIAGPVIVFGISTAAIIGLIYYLVDKF
- the spoVAD gene encoding stage V sporulation protein AD translates to MAVKKIGKQTVKLQNPPSIIAYASVVGPKEGDGPLKEYFDQIEQDDYLGEKCWEKAECKMLQNAIILAMQKAKITTADVDYLLAGDLLNQIISSSFTARQLQIPYIGLYGACSTMSESLSLGALLIDGGFADYVIAATSSHFSSAERQYRFPLELGTQRPLTAQWTVTGAGATVLSSSGDGPYITYITTGRVLDLGIKDANNMGAAMAPAAVDTIKTHFSDTGFGPDDYDLIITGDLAKIGKDLTLELLKKDGIDISNIYTDCGIEIYDCERQDTHAGGSGCGCSAVVLNGYILTEIKKGTFKRVLFMATGALLSTTSSQQGESIPGIAHAVTIEMR
- the spoVAE gene encoding stage V sporulation protein AE, coding for MDYLKAFVVGGFICVIAQILIDKTKLTSARVLVVYVVAGAVLSGLGIYQRLVDFGGAGATIPLTGFGHSLVQGTIKAIKKEGLIGVLTGGFQASAGGLGAAVVFGYIFSILFKPKTKP
- a CDS encoding site-2 protease family protein, which codes for MSFHEYAHAVVSYKLGDPTPKAQGRLTLNPLAHIDPVGFLTLWIIGFGWAKPVAINPMYYKDVKKGEFLTAIAGPLSNVLMAFVSLLIIYAGGYELVVIGPILHQLYIYNIVLAVFNIIPVPPLDGSKILYSLLPYRYSYVLEQYENFGQILLLILLFTGIISRVMGPLVNLVDFGLRSIISIV
- a CDS encoding segregation and condensation protein A; the protein is MVKLENFEGPLDLLIYLIEKAKVDIVDISITSIADQYIDYISTMESIDMDLASEFLLMASTLLKLKSESLLPNDNNNIQLSIDEVDSKEALRQKLIEYKKYKSYAQALVNKYKSRKIFYRNKTIFSDDFAVSKVRLKKIPVEKLKNVYAKVIKKNNISARQKQFTLDHIKNIKPLNVEEKIEYLKRIISIKKTITFFYLVSLSNEKSEIIAYFLAILEMLRLNQLCAIQEKIFGDIILRGVINDG
- the scpB gene encoding SMC-Scp complex subunit ScpB, which gives rise to MTDDELKGIIEGILFISGSKISKKDLIDFFSLDEKRLNLLIDQINEEAKVKKRGIMISKLNDGYQMCTNPEFHKYISEFYRMEKELELSQAALEVLAIIAYNQPITRQQIEEIRGVRSDKAIATLLDKDLIMEVDRLDTIGHPILYGTTEEFLRCFNLQSIDDLKKLE
- a CDS encoding DUF2953 domain-containing protein, whose product is MYILLVLLLFLLMFFTPLKFNLGLKRVKNNDSILFSVNLYFLKIAKVEVNYLDFLFRKDSNELRYNIILKYIFPILLNKKRKKQVSYKRMREMLSDIFELYIKYLKAINYITKRTYINKIDIFIQLGLYDAALTAIFAGFLYTVINTILALTSSYIKFTDVPAVSIKPDFNELRFDLFANSIIVIRLGHIIIGGFLILLGGLKNERASNRRFNENNNGKFERYG
- the ytfJ gene encoding GerW family sporulation protein, giving the protein MSEHPIEGLMKTTMESLKDMVDVNKIVGDPVETPDGSVIIPISKLSFGYAAGGGEYEVQKQKKKNESEQQSNQSEGSDKMAYQKPFAGGSGAGVTVKPIAFLVVGQGQIKLLPVDTNVTADKIIDLIPALIDDIQEFFNLKTKKTNTTVVS
- a CDS encoding D-alanyl-D-alanine carboxypeptidase family protein, which encodes MKKKIIYLCFFLWVILFRYNTVYAGQDIPKISAKAAVVMDAKTGRVLYAKNEDLRLPMASTTKIMTTILAIEKGRLDDVVRISQKAACVEGSKIYLKPNEKIRLEDLLYGVMLESGNDAAIAVAEHIGGNLSEFVQMMNAKALSIGAYDTHFDNPHGLDAGIDNHYTTARDLAIITAYGLKNPIFSKIVSTKNKSVSYGNNEYRYFTNHNKMLWKYPGADGVKTGYTRKAGRCLVTSATRKGMQLIVVTLNDPDDWKDTENLLNYSFDNYSYRKIISKGQILKTIRVYNGRQQHISLYASSDVYLPVKNEEINLFRINFMVPAYIYAPISKDSIIGYGTIYIGEDKLAKVNLLASIHVQYNKPNIRDLIKNVI
- a CDS encoding sulfide/dihydroorotate dehydrogenase-like FAD/NAD-binding protein gives rise to the protein MNALKRLECVDAGSEYCPCYLAEVGECLTCSQLQGKAFCDCNWRGVCIYQEYVWAGYKSKSNRITYVSDVISITPISDNAFMMELSVNSILSRELSQPGSYIFLRPEDTVSYFDTPISIMDSDLQKHTIKIAVQVLGPKTKVLNKNSKKVIIRGPYWNGLFGLKYVKALKNQNALIILRGIAQAPGLLLVKKLANQHNNIVVIVDEGKIGKDIITDDIRPYCKEIYHADLLSFSGQQLLQNLIAEQNLNFVYSGGSDEQHINILNYIDIYNPKVMLAVSNNQTMCCGEGVCGSCQITLDEINVKTCKVQVDVRRLIERRVLHD
- a CDS encoding FAD-dependent oxidoreductase; the encoded protein is MIRVVIIGGGWAGCAAALTARKAGAEVILLEKTDMLTGLGLVGGIMRNNGRYTGAEEIKALGAEELINITDAAARHVNINFPGHQHANLYDVTKVEPMVRKILEEKGVDIRLMTRAVDVEMEGRSIKSVVLADESTIKGDVFIETTGSTGPMGNCLKYGNGCSMCILRCPSFGPRVSISYRAGVEDILGMRADEVYGAFSGSCKLNKDSLSEEIREKLNRDGVVILPVPKEDINIGKLDLKVCQQYALPEYAENIILLDTGHAKLMTPFYPLEKLRKIPGLERARYEDPYSGGKGNSVRYLSMAPRNNAMKVMGVDNLLCAGEKAGLFVGHTEAMATGSLAGHNSVRLAMGIPLLELPRNTATGDLIAYANENIKTREGLKLRYTFAGSVFFERMKQQGLYSVDPEEIRNRIKRIGLLDIYKEKLV